A window from Fragaria vesca subsp. vesca linkage group LG5, FraVesHawaii_1.0, whole genome shotgun sequence encodes these proteins:
- the LOC101292130 gene encoding 50S ribosomal protein 6, chloroplastic-like: MSVSAVMLGPQLLSMPVPLRNPSAKASFGLTQMAPPLCGGSTGLVIECSSRPQKKATAHHRKTRPRKTAAWDVKRKPTVYAPLPPLPADWVFLNSSDDASAADPSPPQEQATVQ, from the coding sequence ATGTCAGTCTCCGCTGTGATGTTGGGGCCTCAACTCCTCTCCATGCCCGTCCCTCTCCGCAACCCCTCCGCAAAGGCGTCGTTCGGACTCACCCAGATGGCGCCACCACTCTGCGGTGGTAGTACTGGGTTGGTCATAGAATGCTCGTCCAGGCCGCAGAAGAAGGCGACGGCTCACCACCGCAAGACCCGCCCACGCAAAACGGCTGCTTGGGACGTTAAACGTAAGCCCACCGTGTACGCTCCTCTGCCGCCTCTCCCCGCCGATTGGGTTTTCCTCAATTCTTCTGATGATGCTTCCGCTGCTGACCCTTCTCCTCCGCAAGAACAGGCCACTGTTCAGTAG